GGCGATCGTGTCTACGACTGTGACCATCTCAAACCCTTCGCGGCCGCGATTTCGCCAGCCGCTTGTCTTTCGTCATCTAGGACTTTTCGCGGCAAAGAAAAAGGCCGGGGCAGCGCATGCCGCCACGGCCGTTTTCGCATAGCAGGCTTCGTTCAGCGACGCATTCGCGCGCCTTACCGGCGAACGAGCCGGCCAACAAAGATCAGCAGGCAGGCCCCGATGAAGCCGGTGATCAGATAGGCGACCCAGCCGACGCCGAACGACTGGATGTTGAGAGCCTGCAGGATCGCGTTCAGCACGATCGCGCCGACGATGCCCATGATGATGTTCATGAAGATGCCGGTGTTGCTCTTCATGACCATCTCGGCGAGCCAGCCCGCCAAGCCGCCGACGATGATGGCTGCGATCCAGCCGACGCCATTCAAATGCATGTGCCAGTTCCTCCTCGATCAGGTGAAAATGCATCCGGATACGAACCGCCTTGCCGTCAGCTATCTCCGGCTGCCGCGTGTGAGTCTCGCCTGACCAATCTAGCACGGATCGGCCGTCTATCACCGATCGGCGATCTATCACCGATTGGTGATCTGTCGCCGGGCGGTGATTTGTCATGCGTTCAAAGCGCGGCCATAGGCGTCGAGCACGCTCTCCTTCATCATCTCCGACAGCGTCGGATGCGGGAAGATCGTGTGCATCAGCTCTTCCTCGGTCGTCTCCAGGTTCATCGCCACCACAAAACCCTGGATGAGCTCTGTCACTTCGGCGCCGACCATATGGGCGCCGAGAAGCTGCCCGGTCTTCTTGTCGAAGATGGTCTTGACGAAACCCTGGTCCTCGCCCAGCGCGATGGCCTTGCCATTGGCGCTGAAGGGGAAGCGGCCGACGCGGATGTCCTTGCCTTCCGCCTTGGCCTTCGCCTCGGTCAGGCCGACCGACGCGACCTGCGGGCTGCAATAGGTGCAGCCGGGGATCTTCAGCTTGTCGATGGCGTGCACGCCCGGGAAGTTGGCGATCTTCTCGATGCAGACGACGCCTTCATGCTCTGCCTTGTGGGCGAGCATCGGCGGGCCGGCGACGTCGCCGATGGCGTAGATGCCGGGCACATTGGTCTTGCCGTAACCGTCGACGACGATGCAGCCGCGATCGGTCTTCACGCCGAGCGTCTCGAGACCGAGATTCTCGATGTTGCCCTGCACGCCGACGGCAGAGATCATGCGGTCGGCGGTGATCTTCTCCACCTTGCCGTCCTTCATCTCGACATGCGCGGTGACCGAATTGGCGCCCTTATCGACCTTGGTCACCTTGGCTTCGAGGATGATCTTCATCCCCTGCTTCTCAAACTGTTTTTGCGCGAATTTCGAGACTTCGGCGTCCTCAACCGGCATCACCGCGGGCAGCAGCTCGACCACCGTCACGTCCGCGCCCATGGTGCGGTAGAAGGAGGCGAACTCGATGCCGATGGCGCCCGAGCCCATCACCAGCAGCGACTTCGGCATCTCTTTCGGCACCATCGCCTCGAAATAGGTCCAGATCAGCTTGCCGTCCGGCTCGATGCCGGGCAGCGCGCGCGGCCGGGCGCCGGTCGCGAGAATGATGTGCTTGGCGGTGTAGGTGCCCTCGCCCTTGACGCCTTTCGGCACCGGCGGCTGCGGTTCCATCGCCTTCTTGGCGGTCTTCGAGACGACGACTTCGCCGGGCTTGGAGAGCTTCGCCTCGCCCCAGATGACGTCGACCTTGTTCTTCTTCATCAAGAAGCCGACGCCGCTGTTCAGCCTGAGCGACACTTTTCGCGAACGGTCGACCACGGCGGCCGGGTCGGGGCTGACCTTGCCGCCCTCGAGCTTAAGGCCGTAGTCCTTCAGGTGATCCGAATAATGCATGATCTCGGCCGAGCGCAGCAGCGCCTTGGTCGGGATGCAGCCCCAGTTGAGGCAGATGCCACCCAGATGCTCGCGCTCGACGATCGCCGTCTTGAAGCCGAGCTGGGCGGAACGCACCGCCGTGACATAGCCGCCGGGGCCTGAGCCGATGATGATGACGTCGTAGGATTCAGCCACGGGGTTTTCTTCCTGATCTTTCTGAAGGTTAGAATGAGAGCATCACGCGCACGAGCGGCGCCAGCGCCTTGCCGATGTTGCGCGTGTTCTCGGCATCGAGGTGGACGCCGTCGAGCGGCGTGGTGACGGCCACCGTGCCGGCGTCGAAGAAGCCGCAGCCGGCCTCGTCGGCCAGTGCTGAATATTGCGGCGCCAGACGCTTGGAAGCGTCGTCGCCGCCGGCGAACATTTCCTTGAATTCGGCATTGTCGGTGCGCGTCACCACCGGCGGCGCGACGATGAGGATCTGCGGTGCGGGCCAGTCGAACGGATAGTCATGGCCGCGCACGATGTCGATCAGGCGCTGGATGCCCTGTTTGGCTGCGACCGGATTGCCGTGGATCCATGGCTTCATGTCGTTGGCGCCAAGCATGATTATGATCAGGTCGAGCGGCGCATGGCTGGTCAGGATCGTCGGCAGCACACGGGCGCCATTGCGGTCCGCGCCGGCCAGATGGTCGTCGAAGGCCGTGGTGCGGCCGTTAAGGCCTTCGGCGATGACCTGGATGTCGTCGCCGAGCTCGGCCCCCAGCAAGCTCGGCCAGCGATCCTGGAGCGCATGGCGCCCGAGGCTGGCTGCGTCGTAGCCCCAGGTGAGAGAGTCGCCGTAGCAGAGAATCGTCTTCATGCTTTTGCCACACCCCTGCCGTCACCGGTCGACCAGGCCGCCAGCGCGCGATCCGCCCGACGGAAAGAACAAGGCGAAAGGCCGGTGAAGAATTTCCGCACCGCCTTTTCCCGTCCTACACCAGCATGCCCATCGGGTTTTCGATCATGCGCTTGAAGGCGCCGAGCAGTTCGGCGCCGAGCGCGCCGTCGACCGCGCGGTGGTCGGTCGAAAGCGTCACTGACATCACCGTGGCAATCTTGATCTCACCCTTCTTCACCACCGCACGCTCCTCGCCCGCGCCGACCGCCAGGATCGTCGCATGCGGCGGGTTGATGACGGCGGCAAAGTCCTTGATGCCGAACATGCCGAGATTGGACACCGCCGTCGTGCCGCCCTGATACTCTTCCGGCTTCAGCTTGCGGCTCCTGGCACGGCTGGCCAAATCCTTCATCTCGTTGGAGATCACCGACAGCGTCTTTTCATCGGCATGCCGGATGATCGGCGTGATCAGGCCGCCGGGAATCGACACGGCGACGCCGACATCGGCGTGCTTGTGCTTGACCATGGCGTTCTCGGTCCAGGAGGCGTTCGCATCCGGCACCGCCATCAGCGCCATGGCCATCGCCTTGATCACCATATCATTGACGGAGAGCTTGTAGGCCGGAACCTCGCCCTTGTCGGTCTTCCTCATCGGGGCGGCGGCATTGAGCTGCGTGCGCAGCGCCAAGAGCGCATCGAGCTCGCAGTCCAGCGTCAGATAGAAATGCGGGATGGTGGACTTCGCCTCGACCAGGCGGCGCGCGATGGTCTTGCGCATGTTGTCATGCTGAACGAGCTCGTAGGAGCCTTCGGCGAACAGCTTCAGCACCTGGTCGTCCGACATCGGCTTGGGTGCCGGCGCCGGAGTCGCGCCAGGGGCGCCGGCCGGCGCTTTCGCGGCAGGCGCCGCCTTGGCGCCGCCGGAAGAGATCGCCGCTTCGACATCGGCCTTGACGACGCGGCCATGCGGGCCGGTGCCGGTCACGGCGGAAACATCCACGCCCGCATCCTTGGCGATGCGGCGAGCCAGCGGCGACGCGAAGACGCGGTCGCCGGCGGCGTGGCCGTTGGCGACGGGAGCGGGCTCGGCCTTCGCCGGCGCAGGCGCCGCGGCCGCTGCTGCCGGCTTGGGTGCTTCCTTGGGGGCTTCGGCCTTCGGAGCGTCCGCCTTCGGCGCTTCGGCCTTTGGCGCGGCGCTGCCACCGCTCTTGGCCGCGGCGGCGGCATCCTCGCCCTCACCGGCCAGGATCGCGATCAGTGCGTTGACCTTGACGCCTTCGGTGCCGGCCGGAACCACCAGCTTGGCGACCGTGCCTTCATCGACGGCCTCGACTTCCATCGTCGCCTTGTCGGTCTCGATCTCGGCGATCACGTCGCCGGGCGAAACCTTGTCGCCTTCCTTGACCAGCCATTTTGACAGGTTGCCCTCTTCCATGGTCGGAGAGAGCGCCGGCATGGTGATGTTGATTGGCATGATGTCCTCCCGACCGGCTTAGCGATAGGTAACGGCTTTGACGGCCTCGACGACCTCGCCGACATTGGGCAGCGCCAGCTTTTCGAGGTTCGCCGCATAAGGCATCGGCACGTCCTTGCCGGCGATGGTGATCACCGGCGCGTCGAGGAAGTCGAAGGCGCGCTGCGAGACCTGGTTGGCGATGTGGTCGCCGACCGAGTTCTGCGGAAAACCTTCTTCCACCACCACGAGACGGTTGGTCTTCTTTACCGAGGCGATGATCGTGTCGAAGTCGAGCGGCCGGATGGTCCTGAGATCGATGATCTCGGCATCGATGCCCATGCCGCGCAGCTCGGCCTCCGCCTTGACCGCGTAGGTCATGCCGATACCGAAGGAGACGATGGTGACGTCCTTGCCCTGCTTGTGGATGCGAGCCTTGCCGATCGGCAGCACGAAGTCGTCGAGCTTCGGCACATCGAAGGAGTGGCCGTAGAGGATCTCGTTCTCGAGGAAGATGACCGGGTTCGGATCGCGGATAGCCGCCTTGAGCAGGCCCTTGGCGTCGGCCGCCGTGTAGGGCATCACCACCTTGAGGCCGGGGATGTGACTGTACCAGGCGGCATAGCATTGCGAGTGCTGCGCGGCGACGCGGGCGGCGGCGCCGTTCGGGCCGCGGAAGACGATCGGCGCGCCCATCTGGCCGCCGGACATATAGAGCGTCTTGGCGGCCGAGTTGATGATCTGGTCGATCGCCTGCATGGCGAAGTTGAAGGTCATGAACTCGACGATCGGCTTCAGCCCGGCCATCGCCGCACCCACGCCGACACCGGCAAAGCCGTGCTCGGTGATCGGGGTATCGACGACCCGCCGCGGCCCGAATTCCTGCAGCAGGCCTTGCGTGATCTTGTAGGCGCCCTGGTACTCGGCGACTTCCTCGCCCATGACGAAGACGTCGCCGTCGCGGCGCATCTCCTCGGCCATGGCGTCGCGGAGCGCCTCGCGCACCGTGGTGGAAGCCATCTCGGTGCCGGCGGGAATGTCCGGCTCGGCCGCTACTTCCGTCTTCGGCGCGGCGGCGACAGGGGCCGGAGCCTCGCTCTTGGGGGCAGCGGGCGCCGGCGCAGGCGCGGCTTCAGCCTTGGCAGGTTCTTCCTCGCCGATGCCTTCGCCGGCCTTGTCGACGTCTTCGCCGTCGACCGCGAGCACGGCGATCACCGCATTGACCTTGACGCCTTCGGTGCCGGCGGGAACGACGATCTTGGCCAGCGTGCCTTCGTCGACGGCTTCGACCTCCATCGTCGCCTTGTCGGTCTCGATCTCGGCGATCACGTCACCGGCGACGACCTTGTCGCCCTCGTTCTTCAACCATTTGGAAAGATTGCCCTCTTCCATCGTCGGTGAGAGCGCGGGCATGAGAATTTCGATCGGCATGTCCTTGCCCTCCCCTTAGAGTACGATGTCGGTCCAGAGCTCGGACGGATCCGGCTCGGCGTCGTTCTGGGCGAATTCGGCGGCGTCGGCGACGATGTCGCGAACTTCCTTGTCGATGGCCTTGAGCTCGTCCTCGCTTGCCCACTTCTTGTCGAGCAGCCGCACCCGAACCTGCTCGATCGGGTCGTGCTCGGAGCGCATCTTCTGCACCTCCTCCTTGGAGCGGTACTTCGCCGGGTCGGACATCGAATGGCCGCGATAGCGGTAGGTCTGCATTTCGAGGATAAGCGGGCCGTTGCCGGCGCGGCACCATTCGGTGGCGATGTCGGCCGCCGACTTCACGGCGCGGACGTCCATGCCGTCGACCTGGATGCCGGGGATCTTGAAGGAAGCGCCGCGATGCGAGAAGTCGGTCTCTGCCGACGAGCGCGACACCGACGTGCCCATGGCGTAGCGGTTGTTCTCGATGATGTAGATCACCGGCAGCTTCCACAGCGAGGCCATGTTGAAGCTCTCATAGACCTGGCCCTGGTTGGCGGCGCCGTCGCCGAAATAAGTCAGCGAAACGTTCTTATTCTCGCGGTAGCGGTTGGCGAAGGCGAGACCGGTGCCGAGCGACACCTGGGCGCCGACGATGCCGTGGCCGCCATAGAAATGCTTCTCCTTGGAGAACATGTGCATGGAGCCGCCCTTGCCCTTGGACAGGCCGCCGCGGCGTCCGGTGAGCTCGGCCATGACGCCGCGCGGTGACAGGTCCATCGCCAGCATGTGGCCGTGGTCGCGATAGGCGGTGATCATCTGGTCGCCTTCGACCAACGCCATCTTCATGCCGGTGACGACGGCTTCCTGGCCGATATAGAGATGGCAGAAGCCGCCGATGAAGCCCATGCCGTAAAGCTGGCCGGCCTTCTCCTCGAAGCGGCGGATCAAGAGCATATGCCGGTAGGCGGAGAGCTCTTCTTCCTTGGTGAAATCAGCGGGCTTGGGTGCTGACAGATTGGGCTGCTTGTCGGATCTGGATTTGTTGTCGGATCTGGATTTCGCGGGCGCTTTTTTGGCGGCGGTGGCCATGCGTCACTCCCTGTTGGCGTCTCTTTGCGGACATTCAGGGAGATCGAAAAGTCTCCCCACCGATTTGCGCGAGGCTAACATGCAAGGATGCATTGCGCCATGCTGAAAAATGCATGGCTGGCATGCATCTAAGCGATTAGAATCATTGAAAATAACGGCGATTAACCGAAAATCGGTTATTTCCTCGCGGAGGGCAGCATGATGGTGATTTCGTCGGGCTGAGACAAATTGAGCGCCTTTCGGGCCTGCTCGTCAAGCATATCCTTTTCCAGCGTGCCTTCATGCATCAGCTGGACACGGCGCTCGAAATCGACCCGGCGCGCCTTCACGGCATCAAGCTGCGCCTGCAGTTCGGCCGCCCGGGCCTCGAGCCGGTACTTGGAATAGATGCCGAACTCGCCGTGATAGGCATGGAAGCCGAAATAGGCCAGAAAGAGCGCGCAGAGCGAAGGGATGATCAGCCTGCCGGTGTTTCTCTGCTTGTGCTGACGTGTCCACATGACCCGAACCCTCGCGGCCGCGAACGCAAGCGGCCATGAGTCGTATTTCGCCCGATTGTGCTTAATGGACGGTTACGGGCGACCTGTTGCAGGACCGCCGGAAATGAAAAAGGGCGGGATGCCCCGCCCTTTCCAAACTGTTCCAAACAGGCTGGATCAGCCCTTGAACACCGACTTGCCGGCGTAACGCGCCTGCTTGCCGAGCTCTTCCTCGATGCGGATGAGCTGGTTGTACTTGGCCATGCGGTCCGAACGCGACAGCGAGCCGGTCTTGATCTGTCCGCAATTGGTGGCGACCGCGAGGTCGGCAATGGTCGAATCCTCGGTCTCGCCCGAACGGTGCGACATTACGGCGGTGTAGCCGGCCTTGTGCGCGGTCTCGACCGCGTCGAGCGTCTCGGTCAGCGAGCCGATCTGGTTGACCTTGACCAGGATCGAATTGGCGACGCCCATGCGGATGCCATCGCGCAGCCGCGCCGTGTTGGTGACGAAGAGGTCGTCGCCGACGAGCTGGGTCTTCTTGCCGATCAGGTCGGTCAAATACTTCCAGCCTTCCCAGTCGTCCTCGGCAAGGCCGTCCTCGATGGTGATGATCGGATAGTCGGAAGCGAGCTTGGCCAGGTACTTGGCCTGCGCCTTCGGATCGCGGGTCTTCTTCTCGCCCTCATAGACGTAGTTGCCATCCTTGAAGAACTCGGTCGCCGCGCAGTCGAGGCCAAGCGCGACATCCTCGCCGGGCTTGAAGCCAGCCTTCTCGATCGACTCCATGATGAAATCGAGCGCCGACGGCGCGCTCTTCAGGTTGGGGGCGAAGCCGCCCTCGTCGCCGACATTGGTGTTGTGGCCGGCATCCTTCAGCTTCTTGCGGAGCGTGTGGAAAATCTCCGAGCCCCAGCGCACGCCGTCACGCAGCGTCGGCGCGCCGATCGGCAGGATCATGAACTCCTGGAAGTCGATCGGATTGTCGGCATGGGCGCCGCCATTGATGATGTTCATCATCGGCACCGGCAGGATGTGCGCCTTGGCGCCGCCGACATAGCGGTAGAGCGGCAGGCCGGCGGCTTCGGCCGCAGCCTTGGCGACGGCCAGCGAGACGCCGAGGATGGCGTTGG
This region of Mesorhizobium sp. M2A.F.Ca.ET.046.03.2.1 genomic DNA includes:
- a CDS encoding GlsB/YeaQ/YmgE family stress response membrane protein — encoded protein: MHLNGVGWIAAIIVGGLAGWLAEMVMKSNTGIFMNIIMGIVGAIVLNAILQALNIQSFGVGWVAYLITGFIGACLLIFVGRLVRR
- the lpdA gene encoding dihydrolipoyl dehydrogenase; amino-acid sequence: MAESYDVIIIGSGPGGYVTAVRSAQLGFKTAIVEREHLGGICLNWGCIPTKALLRSAEIMHYSDHLKDYGLKLEGGKVSPDPAAVVDRSRKVSLRLNSGVGFLMKKNKVDVIWGEAKLSKPGEVVVSKTAKKAMEPQPPVPKGVKGEGTYTAKHIILATGARPRALPGIEPDGKLIWTYFEAMVPKEMPKSLLVMGSGAIGIEFASFYRTMGADVTVVELLPAVMPVEDAEVSKFAQKQFEKQGMKIILEAKVTKVDKGANSVTAHVEMKDGKVEKITADRMISAVGVQGNIENLGLETLGVKTDRGCIVVDGYGKTNVPGIYAIGDVAGPPMLAHKAEHEGVVCIEKIANFPGVHAIDKLKIPGCTYCSPQVASVGLTEAKAKAEGKDIRVGRFPFSANGKAIALGEDQGFVKTIFDKKTGQLLGAHMVGAEVTELIQGFVVAMNLETTEEELMHTIFPHPTLSEMMKESVLDAYGRALNA
- a CDS encoding SGNH/GDSL hydrolase family protein; the encoded protein is MKTILCYGDSLTWGYDAASLGRHALQDRWPSLLGAELGDDIQVIAEGLNGRTTAFDDHLAGADRNGARVLPTILTSHAPLDLIIIMLGANDMKPWIHGNPVAAKQGIQRLIDIVRGHDYPFDWPAPQILIVAPPVVTRTDNAEFKEMFAGGDDASKRLAPQYSALADEAGCGFFDAGTVAVTTPLDGVHLDAENTRNIGKALAPLVRVMLSF
- a CDS encoding pyruvate dehydrogenase complex dihydrolipoamide acetyltransferase, whose translation is MPINITMPALSPTMEEGNLSKWLVKEGDKVSPGDVIAEIETDKATMEVEAVDEGTVAKLVVPAGTEGVKVNALIAILAGEGEDAAAAAKSGGSAAPKAEAPKADAPKAEAPKEAPKPAAAAAAPAPAKAEPAPVANGHAAGDRVFASPLARRIAKDAGVDVSAVTGTGPHGRVVKADVEAAISSGGAKAAPAAKAPAGAPGATPAPAPKPMSDDQVLKLFAEGSYELVQHDNMRKTIARRLVEAKSTIPHFYLTLDCELDALLALRTQLNAAAPMRKTDKGEVPAYKLSVNDMVIKAMAMALMAVPDANASWTENAMVKHKHADVGVAVSIPGGLITPIIRHADEKTLSVISNEMKDLASRARSRKLKPEEYQGGTTAVSNLGMFGIKDFAAVINPPHATILAVGAGEERAVVKKGEIKIATVMSVTLSTDHRAVDGALGAELLGAFKRMIENPMGMLV
- a CDS encoding pyruvate dehydrogenase complex E1 component subunit beta, whose product is MPIEILMPALSPTMEEGNLSKWLKNEGDKVVAGDVIAEIETDKATMEVEAVDEGTLAKIVVPAGTEGVKVNAVIAVLAVDGEDVDKAGEGIGEEEPAKAEAAPAPAPAAPKSEAPAPVAAAPKTEVAAEPDIPAGTEMASTTVREALRDAMAEEMRRDGDVFVMGEEVAEYQGAYKITQGLLQEFGPRRVVDTPITEHGFAGVGVGAAMAGLKPIVEFMTFNFAMQAIDQIINSAAKTLYMSGGQMGAPIVFRGPNGAAARVAAQHSQCYAAWYSHIPGLKVVMPYTAADAKGLLKAAIRDPNPVIFLENEILYGHSFDVPKLDDFVLPIGKARIHKQGKDVTIVSFGIGMTYAVKAEAELRGMGIDAEIIDLRTIRPLDFDTIIASVKKTNRLVVVEEGFPQNSVGDHIANQVSQRAFDFLDAPVITIAGKDVPMPYAANLEKLALPNVGEVVEAVKAVTYR
- the pdhA gene encoding pyruvate dehydrogenase (acetyl-transferring) E1 component subunit alpha produces the protein MATAAKKAPAKSRSDNKSRSDKQPNLSAPKPADFTKEEELSAYRHMLLIRRFEEKAGQLYGMGFIGGFCHLYIGQEAVVTGMKMALVEGDQMITAYRDHGHMLAMDLSPRGVMAELTGRRGGLSKGKGGSMHMFSKEKHFYGGHGIVGAQVSLGTGLAFANRYRENKNVSLTYFGDGAANQGQVYESFNMASLWKLPVIYIIENNRYAMGTSVSRSSAETDFSHRGASFKIPGIQVDGMDVRAVKSAADIATEWCRAGNGPLILEMQTYRYRGHSMSDPAKYRSKEEVQKMRSEHDPIEQVRVRLLDKKWASEDELKAIDKEVRDIVADAAEFAQNDAEPDPSELWTDIVL
- a CDS encoding septum formation initiator family protein, which produces MWTRQHKQRNTGRLIIPSLCALFLAYFGFHAYHGEFGIYSKYRLEARAAELQAQLDAVKARRVDFERRVQLMHEGTLEKDMLDEQARKALNLSQPDEITIMLPSARK
- the eno gene encoding phosphopyruvate hydratase; this encodes MTAIIDIVGREILDSRGNPTVEVDVVLEDGSMGRAAVPSGASTGAHEAVELRDGGPRYLGKGVQRAVEAVNGELFEAIGGMEAENQIHIDQTMIELDGTPNKSRLGANAILGVSLAVAKAAAEAAGLPLYRYVGGAKAHILPVPMMNIINGGAHADNPIDFQEFMILPIGAPTLRDGVRWGSEIFHTLRKKLKDAGHNTNVGDEGGFAPNLKSAPSALDFIMESIEKAGFKPGEDVALGLDCAATEFFKDGNYVYEGEKKTRDPKAQAKYLAKLASDYPIITIEDGLAEDDWEGWKYLTDLIGKKTQLVGDDLFVTNTARLRDGIRMGVANSILVKVNQIGSLTETLDAVETAHKAGYTAVMSHRSGETEDSTIADLAVATNCGQIKTGSLSRSDRMAKYNQLIRIEEELGKQARYAGKSVFKG